A stretch of the Nicotiana tabacum cultivar K326 chromosome 6, ASM71507v2, whole genome shotgun sequence genome encodes the following:
- the LOC107761402 gene encoding uncharacterized protein LOC107761402 isoform X1 has translation MNVCLSFPHPSTFNPLLCTSKTQLLHLHSNSTTILFSFSFPFHSVHRIPQLDKKRRRFVTWASSLQLPLLPFPIDQVLVPSETKTLHLYEARYLALLEESLFKKKRFFVHFVLDPIAINDTSGEASFAARYGCLVAIEKVEKLEIGALVSIRGIGRAKILKFEQAEPYLTGAVIPLLDNIPHGETELSSKVLEIKEALRNLNSLEIKLKAPQEALLQTLTANSLKWSEKTPVPDCDNSFIPPFPELVSFAALQPVSGSSESELQKLQKKKLRAMDIRDTLERLEDSIGYVQENISLVAAKLAIQSLDSRS, from the exons ATGAATGTCTGCTTATCTTTTCCTCATCCATCAACCTTTAATCCCTTACTCTGCACAAGTAAAACACAATTGCTGCACCTGCACTCCAACTCCACCACCATTTTATTTAGCTTCTCCTTTCCATTTCATTCTGTTCACAGAATTCCTCAGTTAGAtaagaaacgacgtcgttttgtcACTTGGGCTTCCTCCTTACAGCTGCCGCTTCTTCCCTTCCCTATTGACCAG GTATTAGTCCCTTCAGAGACAAAGACTCTACACTTGTATGAAGCAAGATACTTGGCGCTGTTAGAGGAG TCTCTTTTTAAGAAGAAGAGGTTCTTTGTGCACTTCGTTCTAGATCCTATagccataaatgatacatcaggAGAAGCATCTTTTGCTGCTAGATACGGTTGCTTGGTTGCAATAGAGAAA GTTGAGAAATTGGAGATTGGTGCATTAGTCTCTATTAGGGGTATAGGCCGTGCCAAAATTCTGAAATTTGAACAG GCAGAACCATACTTGACAGGTGCAGTCATACCATTGCTGGACAACATTCCACACGGCGAGACAGAACTAAGTTCCAAAGTTTTGGAGATAAAAGAAGCTCTCCGTAATTTGAATAGCTTGGAAATAAAGCTGAAG GCTCCTCAAGAAGCTTTGTTGCAAACTTTAACTGCAAACTCTTTGAAATGGTCTGAGAAGACACCTGTTCCGGATTGCGACAACAGCTTCATTCCACCTTTCCCTGAGCTTGTATCCTTTGCAGCACTTCAACCTGTTTCTG GATCCTCTGAGTCAGAATTGCAGAAGCTGCAAAAAAAGAAGTTGAGAGCAATGGACATCAGGGATACCCTAGAGAGACTTGAAGATTCCATAGGATATGTGCAAGAAAATATTTCCTTGGTAGCAGCCAAGCTTGCAATTCAATCTTTAGATTC
- the LOC107761402 gene encoding uncharacterized protein LOC107761402 isoform X2 — protein sequence MNVCLSFPHPSTFNPLLCTSKTQLLHLHSNSTTILFSFSFPFHSVHRIPQLDKKRRRFVTWASSLQLPLLPFPIDQSLFKKKRFFVHFVLDPIAINDTSGEASFAARYGCLVAIEKVEKLEIGALVSIRGIGRAKILKFEQAEPYLTGAVIPLLDNIPHGETELSSKVLEIKEALRNLNSLEIKLKAPQEALLQTLTANSLKWSEKTPVPDCDNSFIPPFPELVSFAALQPVSGSSESELQKLQKKKLRAMDIRDTLERLEDSIGYVQENISLVAAKLAIQSLDSRS from the exons ATGAATGTCTGCTTATCTTTTCCTCATCCATCAACCTTTAATCCCTTACTCTGCACAAGTAAAACACAATTGCTGCACCTGCACTCCAACTCCACCACCATTTTATTTAGCTTCTCCTTTCCATTTCATTCTGTTCACAGAATTCCTCAGTTAGAtaagaaacgacgtcgttttgtcACTTGGGCTTCCTCCTTACAGCTGCCGCTTCTTCCCTTCCCTATTGACCAG TCTCTTTTTAAGAAGAAGAGGTTCTTTGTGCACTTCGTTCTAGATCCTATagccataaatgatacatcaggAGAAGCATCTTTTGCTGCTAGATACGGTTGCTTGGTTGCAATAGAGAAA GTTGAGAAATTGGAGATTGGTGCATTAGTCTCTATTAGGGGTATAGGCCGTGCCAAAATTCTGAAATTTGAACAG GCAGAACCATACTTGACAGGTGCAGTCATACCATTGCTGGACAACATTCCACACGGCGAGACAGAACTAAGTTCCAAAGTTTTGGAGATAAAAGAAGCTCTCCGTAATTTGAATAGCTTGGAAATAAAGCTGAAG GCTCCTCAAGAAGCTTTGTTGCAAACTTTAACTGCAAACTCTTTGAAATGGTCTGAGAAGACACCTGTTCCGGATTGCGACAACAGCTTCATTCCACCTTTCCCTGAGCTTGTATCCTTTGCAGCACTTCAACCTGTTTCTG GATCCTCTGAGTCAGAATTGCAGAAGCTGCAAAAAAAGAAGTTGAGAGCAATGGACATCAGGGATACCCTAGAGAGACTTGAAGATTCCATAGGATATGTGCAAGAAAATATTTCCTTGGTAGCAGCCAAGCTTGCAATTCAATCTTTAGATTC